One window of the Podospora pseudocomata strain CBS 415.72m chromosome 7, whole genome shotgun sequence genome contains the following:
- the PFS2 gene encoding pre-mRNA cleavage and polyadenylation factor (CPF) complex subunit (COG:A; BUSCO:EOG09261LPY; EggNog:ENOG503NUVK), whose protein sequence is MARRALAGVATMVLCHRELEVDLTEPSFPPPGPVTDYGATIVHWMRNRRPGYQGSYRGEVERPSASYIVDMLPPIARRSNPADTVPTKHLHSSLNKIKHPVNVVRWTPEGRRLLTASSSGEFTLWNGTGFNFETIMQAHDSAIRALAYSHSDDWLVSADHDGMIKYWQPNFNNLESFRAHQDPVRDLAFSPNDTKFVTASDDSTLKIFDFAAAASEQTLTGHGWDAKSCDWHPTKGLIVSGSKDHLVKLWDPRTGRCLTTLHGHKNTITKTSFEKVRGQCLATSARDQTARVFDLRMMRDIVLLRGHEKDISTLTWHPIHPNLLSTGGAEGSLFHYLLDEPNTPPGHAPSIAVYDSPDPQSCPAQTIYPAHKIPYAHDFAIWSLDWHPLGHILASGSNDRITRFWTRSRPGETEFNDRYHIGEAAAEAQGTWDRRGNRHMRQVEEEQEMEDEMDGLVDQKMPIKPPGIPGFGNIPGLPMQGVSALPGLGPPPPPGLAGRGAGVPPNLPFPLPGLPPPPLPGIDPKNPPDFAAIAEMMKKAGIPPPPPPSSGGIPPPPPGMLPPGLIPPPGFPLPPGFPPPPPHLAAQAAAQNFGDGGHGDREAGGRRRAPLPSQEESLRMEQNRGHYTRAR, encoded by the exons ATGGCGAGAAGGGCTTTGGCGGGGGTGGCCACGATGGTCCTATGCCACCGAGAGCTCGAGGTCGAC CTAACAGAaccttccttcccccccccaggTCCTGTAACCGACTATGGTGCCACCATCGTCCACTGGATGAGAAACCGCCGGCCGGGATACCAGGGTTCCTAccgtggtgaggttgagagaCCGAGTGCTAGCTATATTGTCGAT ATGCTTCCACCCATTGCCAGAAGATCGAATCCAGCTGACACGGTGCCAACCAAGCACCTtcactcctccctcaacaagatcaaaCATCCCGTCAACGTGGTGAGATGGACGCCAGAAGGCAGAAGACTTTTGACGGCCTCTAGCAGTGGCGAGTTCACGCTTTGGAATGGCACAGGTTTCAACTTCGAAACTATCATGCAGGCTCACGATTCTGCTATCCGCGCCTTAGCCTACTCCCATAGTGACGATTGGCTTGTGTCTGCTGATCACGACGGCATGATCAAATATTGGCAACCCAATTTCAACAACTTGGAGAGTTTCCGCGCTCATCAAGATCCTGTTCGAGATCTTGCCTTTAGCCCGAACGACACCAAGTTTGTGACCGCCTCGGACGACTCTACTCTCAAGATTTTCgactttgctgctgccgcttctGAACAGACACTGACGGGTCATGGATGGGATGCAAAGAGTTGCGACTGGCATCCCACAAAGGGACTGATTGTGTCGGGATCAAAGGACCATCTCGTCAAGCTCTGGGATCCAAGAACAGGTCGCTGCCTGACCACACTCCATGGCCACAAGAACACCATCACAAAGACTTCCTTTGAGAAGGTACGAGGCCAATGCCTCGCCACGTCTGCCCGAGACCAAACTGCTCGTGTGTTCGACCTGCGCATGATGAGAGATATTGTCCTCCTCCGCGGTCACGAAAAGGATATCTCCACCCTGACATGgcatcccatccacccaaATCTTCTTAGCACTGGCGGCGCCGAAGGTTCGCTCTTTCACTACTTGCTTGACGAGCCCAACACCCCTCCGGGCCACGCGCCCTCCATTGCTGTATACGACAGCCCCGATCCTCAGTCATGCCCTGCCCAGACTATTTACCCTGCCCACAAGATACCCTATGCTCACGACTTTGCTATCTGGTCGCTCGACTGGCATCCGCTTGGCCACATTCTAGCATCGGGCTCCAACGACCGCATCACCCGTTTTTGGACCCGCTCTCGACCGGGCGAAACTGAATTCAATGATCGCTACCACATTGGCGAAGCCGCCGCTGAGGCCCAAGGCACATGGGATCGCCGTGGGAACCGTCATATGCGTCAAGtcgaagaagaacaagaaatggaggatgagatggacGGCCTTGTCGACCAAAAGATGCCCATCAAGCCACCTGGCATTCCTGGGTTTGGCAACATTCCAGGCCTGCCCATGCAAGGAGTTTCAGCTCTGCCCGGCCTAggtcctccaccgccgcctggTCTTGCCGGAAGAGGTGCCGGTGTTCCACCCAACTTACCCTTCCCGTTACCAGGActcccaccgcctccgctcCCCGGAATCGATCCCAAGAATCCTCCCGATTTCGCTGCCATTGCCGAGATGATGAAAAAGGCTGGTattccaccgccaccacctcccagctCGGGTGGTAtcccgcctcccccgccagGGATGCTTCCGCCTGGCCTCATTCCGCCTCCAGGGTTTCCTCTGCCACCTGgtttccctcctccgccgccccaTCTGGCTGCTCAAGCTGCGGCCCAGAATTTTGGTGACGGCGGTCATGGGGATCGTGAGGCGGGCGGCCGAAGACGAGCACCGCTTCCTAGTCAGGAGGAGAGTCTGCGGATGGAACAGAACCGGGGGCATTATACCAGAGCGAGATAG